TCAACATGCAAGGTGGACAAGGAGAGGTGGCTGTGGTATGCTGTGATCGTGATGGAAAATATATGGGTTCATCTTCTATCACAGACAATGGAGTCATTGATGTTGCAGTTCTTGAGGCTATGGCATGCCGTGAAGCTCGTTCTTTAGCTTCTAATCTAATGGTGACCCACATTCTAATTTGTTCTGACAGCAACTCCGTTATCAAGGATATTGAAGCCAACACGGGAGGAGCTCATGCACCGGTGATAAGGAGTTGATTGTCAAAAAGAATGATTTGAAGAATGCTAGTTTTCTATGAGTGAAGATGTTGAAACTTTGAATCCATCCTAAAAGCCTGATAAATCACAAGTGACCCAATCAAGCCACGAAAATGGCGTCAAAGCAATGGCAGAGTACAGTCATACATGGAAATGAAAAACAGCGAGGAGATGGTCTAGGAACCAATCCACTCATTATCTTTCGCTATCCTTCATTTTATTAGAGGTGGCCTATTTGCAGTTTTTTTTATTAGAGATGGCCATCCATGCGTGCATGCCCCCGCTCAATACGTTCTGCATTTAGGGTCATGTTCGGTTACCCAAGGTATATTTGCGTTTTTTGGAACCTTAACCCAACGGAGGCTAGCTGGAGAACTATGTTGTGCACTGTGCTTGGTTGACCACAAAGGTCTATGTTTCATGTACGTAAAAACACAAGAATGGTGTTTGGTTGCATGTATGTGCTCTCTATATGCAATGTTCGGCTGTTTGGTTACCGGTGCGCCGAGAGAGCCACCACGTGCACTCCCTTGTGGTTGCTCGGGCCTAGCTAGCTCGGATGAACACTCGAGGCAGGAGAGTGCTTTGAGCTTCGTGCCATGCAGCCCAGCCTTACTCGTGGGCACAAAACAGGCCGGTTTTCTATTGCCCCGAACCACGTGTATGAAACTTTGTGGGAAACCAAACACGTCTGAAAACTAGCTATTAAAGTAACTTTGTATATCTAACCAAACACGTCTGAAAACTAGCTATTAAAGTAACTTTGTATATCTTGTTTGTGTCTAGACATTATGTCAAGACAAATTTTGAAACCTAACTTTTGTGACTTCTTCACCTATGGTTGCAATATCCAACTTCTTTAAATCATATTCATACTTGCTTATAATTTTTCTACAGGGAAATAGTCCTTTGTTGTCGGGCTGTTCGTACTTCCAACATCTCCTGTAACCTATAGGAGATTGGTTTACCGATCAAGTCGCAGTATCATCGTATGTCGAGCCACCAAAGTCATCTGAACCTGAATCACCGGCGTGTTTCAGATGGAAACATCAGGACACCCAAGGTGCTATCACCATGAGTGCTACTCTTTACGTTTCATCATTCGTAAACCAGAATGGACTAGGTGATACAACGCGAAGCTTTGAAAGGAAgtcgagagttgtaaacactacaGGCAGACTGCTCTTAGTGTTGTATAGATTCGTAACTATTCACTGCCATACTCATTTAGAGTTCCTACGTGGAAACAGTTTGCAAATATATCTCTGAAATTCAAGAGGTACGTGTTGATCGAGTGACATGTTAAGACTTTTGAAAGTGTTGTTGCCGGGGTCCCACCAATTGCAAGAAAGAATGTTGTGCCTCTTGGTTCTTCCAAagccaaagaagaagaagagcacaGAAAGAGGAAATAGAAGACCAGAATCGCCGCCGCCACCTTTGAGCTAAAACGGAACGCTGGATGACAAACACAGCCATCGTGGACTCATAAACTTAACATCCAATAAACTCAAGCTTATTCTACAAGCATTGATGCCAGTTTCGACCTTCTCCGGTCAGATGCAATCTAGTCGTTGTCAGCACATGCAAGAACACGATGAGAGAAAATATTTTGGTGCCACGATAACTTGCGGCTTTTCAGGATATTTTCCATAGCTTTATATTAGACCGACACTGACACCCAAGATGACACAAGACAATAGGATGCCATCCGGAATACAACTCCAACCCCGATTTACAAAACTAAGTAATTACAACTAATTAAGGTTTCTCACGACATCTCACGTGATTATTTAGGCGATTGTGTTGGTTTTTGCACTTATTATGTAGTACTCCCACCATCCCAAAATATAGTGCATATTACAATTTtgaaagtcaaactttgtaaactttgaccaagtttattaaaaaaatatcaacatctatgATACCAAATCAATTTCACTAGATTCATGCAATATATTTTTATTTAATATCGTACATATTTGGTAGTAGACAGAGATAATTTTCTCCATAAACTTGGTCACAATTCATGAATTTGACTTATTTTAGCACGTCGGGAATGTCCACCGGATACCTGTGGATAGACGTGGTCCATGGCCCATCGGTGTCGCGGGCAGCTGGTTGGATGCACTCCCACACCACGCTGTTGCACTTGAACCCTGAGCCGAAGCCGATCATCCAAACGCGGTCGCCCTTGCGCATCCGGCCTTTGGCCTCGACGTAGGCGAGCTCGTACCACAGCGAGCTACTCGACGTGTTTCCGAACCGGTGCAGTGTCATCCGCGACGCCTCCACCTGCTGGTCGGTGAGGCGGAGCTTTTTCTGCAACTGGTCTATGACGGCACGGCCGCCGGCGTGAATGCACATGTGCTCGAACGCCGTGGAGAAGTCCGGGATGTAGGGCTTGATGCGCGCGCCAAGCACCTTGCGTGCGATGAAGGAGAGGACGAAGAGAAGCTGCTCGGATGCCGGCAGGACGAGCGGCCCGATCTCAGTGATGTTGGCCTGGAGCGAGCTCCCTGCGACGACCATTAGGTTCTTGCTAAGGTTGATCCCGACGTTCCCTTGGTCGTCCTCCTCCTGGAACACGCACCGGTAGGCACCGTCGTCGTTCGCGCCCGTGAAGGTGCGCACAACGTGCTTTAGGCGGAACCGGGCATTCATGGGGGACGTCGACAGCAGCGCGGCCACTCCGCCGACGCGGAATAGGCAGTTGGGCAGGAGCATGGCGCGCTCGTTGCCGACGTAGTAGTTCGGCGTGATGGTCTCCGTGGAGACGACCAGCGCGCAGGCGCCTCGGGGAAGAACCTGCAGGAGGGTCCTGGCAAGCCCCGCGGCGATCAGCCCCGCACTGCGATGATTTTAAATTTTTAGTTTCAACAATATTTTAGCAGTTGCGGAAATCACTAAATTTCACTGAAATCCAGtattttggttttcatttgggcCAAAGGATTGGAATTTTCAATTGAAATTCACTAGGATCCAACAAATTATTTGAaaaaatattatatatatatatatatatatataggtaaatTGTTTGGGGCACCTAGGTGCCCAGGCACCTAGGCGCGTTATGGCAAGTACTATTCATTAGTACATGGTGTATACTTGACAAGATAATGACTTTCCATCTTTTGTTTGCATGTACTAGTATCCTAAATAGTCATGATTGTTTTCCATAACAAAAATAGTCTGAACACTTATACTTGGTACGTATATATGTACATGTACGCGAAATACCAATGTGTATATGTTATTAGACCGAAATACTAGTTAATGGGTATTATACCTAACGCAAATTTGTATGCACTAACGTTATAACCAATGAAAATAATCAATTACAATTTAATATCGTGAAGAGAAATAATGACACGTATCAATTACGTAACCTTTATTACTTTCCATAGAAGCACCTTCATGCAAACGAATAGGAAAGTAATAATGCGGGTATGCATGCAAAGTCTATACCTATTTTAAGAGCGAGATCAAGTATGATCCAACGGCATCTAGGTAAGGAGCCTGGGCACCTAGGTGTCCcagtcctatatatatatatatagaatttGTGTGTACTGCTGAAATTGTTGAAATATTTTGACCGAAACACAATTATTATGTATGTACCAAAATTTCAACGAAATTGCACTGAAAGTGAGAACCTGCAACCCATGCCGGAGAGGTTGATGCTGCGGATGTCGCTGCGCAGGTTGTACTTGTTAACGATGATGTCGACCAAGGACGGCGTGGGGCAGAAGAGGCTGCAGTTGAGGACGAGTGTGCCGATGGTGTCTGGGGCGACGCCGGTCTTGGCGAGCAGGTCGTCGATGGCCGAGAAGACGACGAGCTCGAACTCGTCGCGTGCGTTCTCGAGGGTGCAGTACTCGTGCGTGGGGACGTAGTTGTGCGCCGCCGGCAGGCATGTCTCCTCCCCGAGCCCGGAGCGCTGCAGCAGCCGCGACATGAACCGGACGCTGCGGTCGTCGATGGTGGGCGTATGCTTGGTGTGCTCGACGAAGGAGGCCATGGGGATGCGGGCGAGCGGGCGGTTGGAGGAGGAGTGGAAGCAGGCGTAGTCGATGAGGTACACCGCACGCGGGCGAAGCATGAGGTACATGGTGGCCGCTGCGGCCGGGACGAACCCCGCCAAGAAGAGGTGCGCTGGCTGAAGCTGGAGCTCACGGAGCCAGCTGATGAGCTCTGCTGGTCCGAGCCGCACCAGGGCGACGAGAGAGTAACTGGAGATGGCGGCGGTGACAACGGCGAGGAAGTTGTCCACGATGCGCTGGTACACGGCCTTGAGGCGCATGCTGCTATTTTTTGGAACGTTGAGGCTCATGCTGCTTGGTTACGTACGTGTGGTTGTTTGTGCTTTTCTTGTATGAGGGGTTACTTACGTGTGGGTGTCTTTGGTGTGTTTAGAGCTTGCACTTATATAGTGAGGTTGTGGCTCCGGTGCTGCAGATCATGCCCGGGCTATAGACGATGTGTGAGGAGCCCGCTTCGCCTCTGTCGATGGTACATGTGGACTCACTTGTGACCTCGACGGTGGTTATATATGGCGCCACCCACACCACCACCGTCGAAGCCCAGCGTGGACGATTGGCCGTTTGGGCGCAGGTGTCTTCCACCTGCCTGAGCTCATCAACCAGATGGTTCCCACATGTGACTAGGTTGCGGCATCCGGTGAGTTGGCACTTGGGCTCTCTTCACTAAAAAGCTTTGTGGATTCATCGCCAGCTCGGAGGTTGCTAGACCTACATCTGCCAAGATGATAGCAATCGGGGACAAGAGAAAGAGGGTGTGCGCTAGCCATCGTTCCGGCATCCTAAGGACAAATCATTCCAGAGCAAAAGTAAGAAGAGTGGCACTATTGGGAAGGTGTTCATGTTGTAATGTTTTTTGCCCGGTCTTCCGTCAATTAATGGGTAATTCACTTCTGCTTAATTAATGAACAAGGCAAATACATTGCCTCGGTCGAAAAAAAAATAGTCCGCTTTTGCTATTATCTAGACCACAGATTTTTTAATTTTCTTCCTTAAAAAATCTTTTAAATTCTTTTAATATTATATATGTTTCTGTTTGCagggaaaaggaaaaaaacaacaCATAACAAAAAATCAGTCACATTATAAACAATTGGGCACTATTTAGCCTAGTGCTTGCACTTGTAGTCAGCGGTAGGCGTTTTCCAATTGATGATTCTGGTTAGCAGCGAATTGATGGGTAAGTCAAGCAATTCACTTATAGTATATCGGATGGGTAAGTCAGTGGTCAGGCGTTTTCCGTTTGATGATTTTGGTTAGCAGCGAATTGATGAGACGATGTTGTTGGTGCCCTGTAGGGTACGGTTTTAATTAAATACTGATCTGATGTGGAAAATGCCGAATAATACATCTCACGTCAAGTCACTGTTTTCATTAAAAtctgatgttgaaaaaaaatgTCGACACCAACCGTTGGCTGATTTTCTTAAAGAACTAAAGAAAAATTGCGCCCAGGAAATGTTGAATCGTAAACAGGGTACCATTTTCGTTAAACTCTGATGTTGAAATAATGTATTGACACGAACGATTGGCTGATTTTTTTTAAAAGTAACTAAAGAAAAAACGCGTCCACGAAATGTTGAACCCTGTTTGCTATAGGTGGCTTCGTGGTACGGCCCCAAGTAATCGTGACATGACACAAAAGGACACCACTTTTCACTTTCTTTTCAGAAAAAATTACCAATACATAGTCGATACGTCCATATATTTCTGAGTCAGACTACGTGATGGTAATTATCGATCTAATGGTTAACATTACTAGTTGTACATTTCAAAAAGGGTGACTGAGAGGTATCAATTTCTTTATCAGCCATGTTGCACATTTCCATCATGTACACGTGCACATTTTTTTAGAAATATACAAAAGTCGGGTCGCACATACCTACACAAGAAAATGCACATAATTTGAAAACATGTAACCACCATATTTTCTTGCATAACGATCCACATTCGTTGAATGATACTAATAAATAAGCGCATTAACAAATAGACCCTCTTTAATAATATGTGCAACTTTATTTATAGAGGAGTATAAAACTTGGTAATATCACATTTCCAGCAATGACTTATTTTATATTTGTGGACTTGATATGATGCAAAGAGTTAAATGGCACAAAGCTATATATACAAAACTATAGATTTTGTGGCTGCAGTTTTGCAGCATGCCCAAATAGCGTGGTCGATGGGAAAACCGTAGGTTTTGTCCTCATCTTTTACATCCTATCCAAATCTCACAGTTGAAGCATTTTATCAACAAAAATGACAATCTGGCCCCACCTGACAATGCATCCTTGCTACTTTGTTTTCATGCCCTCCCCTGATATGTACTCCTCATCCTCCTCTTCTCCTGTCTCTCCAGCATCGGATCTATGATTGCAGTAATTTTTTTAGGGTGAGGAATATCGACATTTGTAGTTGTACGATCCCTATTCGCACTGATTGCCGTTCAACTGATTTCATGTTCACTACACGGGGTCACTTTATGGGACCTATCAAGATCTCCCATTCGGGCAATTACAATTTTTATGCATGTGTGTGTCTGCACCTCCATCGGTCGcctcttgggggggggggggggggatttatGTCATGAATATTACTTGAGGATAGTAGACGGCTACTGGAGGCACAAGACCCTGATGAACCATTGATATGCCATTAGTTCCATCGCTTCCATCACCCAACTGGATCCATTTTTTCCGATTTCCAATTGGCATATGGCTAATATTCTGAGAAAAATCTCCAACTTATTAATGTTTGGGTGAACATCTCTGGACAATAGGGATATTGTAAACCATACGTTTTGGTCGCTTGTACATGCCTTCTTAATGGGATTCAAAGTGAAACTGACTTGCATGGGGTCACTGGGTACCTTCACTTTCCTTGGTTTATCATTTAGTTAAACACTGATGTGATGATAAAAATGCTAGCCGGACATATCACATCAAGTCACTATTTGCTCATGACAATGAtgtttttgaaggaaatatgccctagaggcaataataaagttgttattttatatttccttatatcatgataaatgtttattattcatgctagaattgtattaaccggaaacttgatacatgtgtggatacatagacaaaacaccatgtccctagtaagcctctactagactagctcgttaatcaaagatggtcaagtttcctaaccatagacatgtgttgtcatttgatgaatgaaatcacatcattaggagaatgatgtgatggacaagacccatccgttagcttagcataatgatcgctaagttttattgctattgctttcttcatgacttatacatattcctctgactatgagattatgcaactcccgaataccggaggaacaccttgtgtgctatcaaacgtcacaacgtaactgggtgattataaagatgctctacaggtgtctccgaaggtgtttgttgggttggcatagatcgagataaggatttttcactccgagtatcggagaggtatctctgggccctctcggtaatgcacatcactataagccttgcaagcaatgtgactaatgagttagttatgggatgatgcattacggaacgagtaaacatacttgccggtaatgagattgaactaggtatgatgataccgacgatcgaatctcgggcaagtaacataccgatgacaaagggaatgacgtatgttgttatgcggtttgaccgataaagatcttcgtagaatatgtaggaaccaatatgagcatccaggttccgctattggttattgaccggagatgtttctcggtcatgtcaacatagttctcgaacccgtagggtccgcacgcctTAACGTTccatgacgatttgtattatgagttatgtgttttggtgaccgaagtttgttcggagtcccggatgagatcacggacatgacgaggagtctcaaaatggtcgagaggtaaagattcatatattggaaggtagatTCGGACAacggaagggttccggagtgtatcggatACATACTGGAGTACCGGAgcggttaccggaaccccccggtggaagatatgggccatatgggccatatgagggaggctaaccagcccacaaggggctggtgtgccccccacaagggaggaggccgaattggtttagggaagggggcgccactcccctttccttctcctactccctctccttcccccttccaccTCCAAGAGAAGgagggggggccgaatcctactaggactaggagtcctagtaggactcccccattGGCGCGCCCCctttaggccggccgcctcctcctcccctcctttatatatggggtgggggcaccccaaaggcacaatagttgtttcttaaccgtgtgcggtgcccccctccatagtttaccaACTCGGTCATATtgccgtagtgcttaggcgaagccctgtgcggatcacatcaccaacaccgtcaccacgcagtcgtgctgacggaactctccctcgaccccctactggatcaagagctcgagggacgtcatcgtgctgaatgtgtgctgaacacggaggtgctgtacgttcggtacttggatcggttagatcgtgaagacgtttgactacatcaaacgcgttactaaacgcttacgctttcggtctatgagggtacgtggacacactctcctgtctcgttgctatgcatctcctagatagatcttgcgtgatcgtagaaatttttttgaattactacgttccccaacagtggcatccgagcaaggtctatgcgtagataatatatgcacgagtataacacaaagagttgtgggcgataatagtcatactgcttaccatcaacatcttactttgattaggtggtattgttggatgaagtggcccggaccgacattacatgaccacgttcatgagactagttctactgacatgcttcgcacacaggtggctagcgggtgtctatttctccaactttagttgaatcgagtttgactacagccggtccttgttgaaggttaaaacagcacacttgacgaaaaatcgttgtggttttgatgcgtaggtaagaacggttcttgctaaaagcccgtagcagccacgtaaaacttgcaacaacaaagtagtggacatctaacttgttttgcagggcatgttgtgatgtgatatggtcaagacgtgatgagatataaattgttgcatgagatgatcatgttttgtagtagttatcggcaactggcaggatccttatggttgtcgctttattgtatgaaattcAATCGCCACgcaattgctttactttatcactaagcggtagcgatagtcgtaaaaataataattggcgagacaacaacgatgctacgatggagatcaaggtgtcaacccgttgacgatggagatcatgacggtactttggagatggagatcaaaggcacaagatgatgatggccatatcatgtcacatattttgattgcatgtgatgcttatcttttatgcatcttattttgcttagtatggcggtagcattataagatgatcccccactaaatttcaaggtataagtgttctccctgattatgcaccgttgctacagttagtcgtgccgagacaccacgtgatgatcgggtgtgataagctctacgttcatatacaacgggtgcaagccagttttgcatgtgcagaatactcggcttaaacttgacgagcctagcatatgcagatatggcctcggaacactgagaccgaaaggtcgaacgtgaatcatatagaagatatgaccaacatagagatgttcaccattggaaactactccatctcacgtgatgatcggacatggtttagttgatatggatcacgtgatcatttagatgactagagggatgtctatctaagtgggagttcttaagtaatatgattaattgaactttaatttatcatgaacttagtacctgattgTTTTTGcttatctatgttgtagatcaatagctcgcatatatctccctgttttatttttgatatgttcctagagtaaactaagt
This sequence is a window from Aegilops tauschii subsp. strangulata cultivar AL8/78 chromosome 7, Aet v6.0, whole genome shotgun sequence. Protein-coding genes within it:
- the LOC109733887 gene encoding 3-ketoacyl-CoA synthase 5, whose protein sequence is MSLNVPKNSSMRLKAVYQRIVDNFLAVVTAAISSYSLVALVRLGPAELISWLRELQLQPAHLFLAGFVPAAAATMYLMLRPRAVYLIDYACFHSSSNRPLARIPMASFVEHTKHTPTIDDRSVRFMSRLLQRSGLGEETCLPAAHNYVPTHEYCTLENARDEFELVVFSAIDDLLAKTGVAPDTIGTLVLNCSLFCPTPSLVDIIVNKYNLRSDIRSINLSGMGCSAGLIAAGLARTLLQVLPRGACALVVSTETITPNYYVGNERAMLLPNCLFRVGGVAALLSTSPMNARFRLKHVVRTFTGANDDGAYRCVFQEEDDQGNVGINLSKNLMVVAGSSLQANITEIGPLVLPASEQLLFVLSFIARKVLGARIKPYIPDFSTAFEHMCIHAGGRAVIDQLQKKLRLTDQQVEASRMTLHRFGNTSSSSLWYELAYVEAKGRMRKGDRVWMIGFGSGFKCNSVVWECIQPAARDTDGPWTTSIHRYPVDIPDVLK